The Heptranchias perlo isolate sHepPer1 unplaced genomic scaffold, sHepPer1.hap1 HAP1_SCAFFOLD_53, whole genome shotgun sequence genome includes a region encoding these proteins:
- the LOC137315034 gene encoding LOW QUALITY PROTEIN: beta-1,3-galactosyl-O-glycosyl-glycoprotein beta-1,6-N-acetylglucosaminyltransferase 3-like (The sequence of the model RefSeq protein was modified relative to this genomic sequence to represent the inferred CDS: substituted 2 bases at 2 genomic stop codons), which produces MGFLQAGGTDVNPVRTRCDFSWWIFSRRGNLLVNYWKPVKLKAGYDERNASLDLSEMNSNCWKIISGDPESVVKALINSITIANKHNVFTEIVYLTMTRDCDSFVKNRKYNTFSSSTEERDFPLAYSMVIYEKIEMFERLLRSISAPQNVYCVHVDRKSPKQFHAAVQAIASCFSNVFVVSKLETVTYTSWSRVQADLNCMEELPRSSVPWRYLINVCGQDFPTKTNREMVNSLMAMNGSNVIDSDPPPGYQQRRWKFHYDIRGTVVLTDREKSPPPIRSPMFVGAAYIMVTREFVSNLFVNSEIEAFFKCSXDTXSPDEHIWATLHRMPEVPGSIPDTPRHRRGDPPILTRAVKWSFEAGDVEKGALYPPCTGRYRHQVCVYASADLHWIFQKKPLFANKFDPEVDNTAVQCMEEYVPHRAIHGTGS; this is translated from the exons ATGGGGTTCTTACAGGCGGGCGGAACTGATGTCAACCCTGTGCGGACTCGCTGTGACTTTTCTTGGTGGATATTTTCCCGGAGAGGAAATCTGTTGGTAAACTATTGGAAACCAGTTAAACTAAAAGCAGGTTATGATGAGCGAAATGCATCTCTCGATCTGTCAGAAATGAACTCGAATTGCTGGAAGATAATTAGCGGTGACCCGGAATCCGTTGTAAAAGCTCTTATCAATTCGATTACAATCGCAAACAAACACAACGTCTTCACTGAAATCGTTTACTTAACAATGACCCGAGACTGCGATTCTTTTGTTAAAAACCGCAAATACAACACTTTCTCCTCAAGCACCGAGGAACGCGATTTCCCTCTGGCCTATTCTATGGTGATCTATGAAAAGATCGAGATGTTTGAGAGGCTCTTAAGAAGCATTTCCGCTCCTCAGAATGTGTACTGCGTCCACGTGGACAGGAAGTCTCCAAAACAGTTTCACGCGGCCGTCCAGGCCATCGCCTCTTGTTTCAGTAATGTCTTCGTTGTCAGTAAATTAGAGACGGTGACGTACACGTCATGGTCCAGGGTTCAGGCTGATCTGAATTGCATGGAAGAGCTGCCGAGGAGCTCAGTCCCGTGGAGATATCTCATCAATGTGTGTGGACAAGACTTTCCAACGAAAACCAACCGAGAGATGGTCAACAGTCTAATGGCCATGAACGGCTCAAATGTGATAGATTCGGACCCTCCACCGGGATATCAACAG AGACGATGGAAGTTTCATTATGATATCCGTGGAACTGTGGTCTTAACAGATCGAGAGAAGAGCCCCCCTCCCATACGCAGCCCCATGTTTGTAGGGGCCGCATACATTATGGTCACCAGAGAATTTGTGAGTAATTTATTTGTGAACTCGGAAATCGAGGCGTTTTTCAAGTGTTCGTAGGACACCTAGAGCCCCGATGAACACATCTGGGCGACACTGCATAGAATGCCCGAGGTACCCGGCTCCATTCCAGACACTCCCAGGCACCGTAGGGGTGACCCACCAATCCTTACTCGAGCAGTGAAGTGGTCttttgaggctggtgatgttgagaAAGGTGCCTTATATCCGCCTTGTACAGGAAGGTACCGCCATCAAGTCTGTGTTTATGCTTCTGCAGATCTGCACTGGATCTTCCAAAAGAAACCCTTGTTCGCCAACAAGTTTGACCCTGAAGTGGACAACACAGCTGTGCAATGTATGGAGGAATATGTTCCACATAGAGCGATTCACGGAACAGGAAGttaa